The following are encoded in a window of Callithrix jacchus isolate 240 chromosome 9, calJac240_pri, whole genome shotgun sequence genomic DNA:
- the ASCL4 gene encoding achaete-scute homolog 4: protein MMEACKPAGVLALPYSLRTAPLGVPETLPGLPRRDPLRVALHVDAVCWELARGGCARRRQYLPLPLDGAFEPSFLRRRNERERQRVRCVNEGYARLRDHLPRELADKRLSKVETLRAAISYIRHLQELLERQARGPEGAAGAAPQRRAECNSDGESKASSAPSPSSEPEEGGS from the coding sequence ATGATGGAGGCATGTAAACCGGCGGGAGTGCTGGCCTTGCCCTACTCGCTGCGCACAGCGCCCCTGGGCGTGCCGGAGACCCTGCCCGGACTCCCGCGGAGGGACCCGCTCAGGGTCGCCCTGCATGTGGACGCGGTGTGCTGGGAGTTGGCGCGCGGCGGCTGCGCGCGGAGACGGCAGTACCTGCCCCTGCCGCTGGACGGCGCCTTCGAGCCCTCCTTCCTCCGCAGGCGCAACGAGCGCGAGCGGCAGCGGGTGCGCTGCGTGAACGAGGGCTACGCGCGCCTCCGAGACCACCTGCCCCGGGAGCTGGCGGATAAGCGCCTCAGCAAAGTGGAGACGCTCCGCGCCGCCATCAGCTACATCAGGCACCTGCAGGAGCTGCTGGAGCGCCAGGCCCGAGGGCCGGAGGGCGCGGCTGGCGCCGCCCCCCAGCGCAGGGCGGAATGCAACAGCGACGGCGAGTCCAAGGCCTCCTCGGCGCCTTCGCCCAGCAGCGAGCCCGAGGAGGGGGGCAGCTAG